Genomic window (Lycium barbarum isolate Lr01 chromosome 2, ASM1917538v2, whole genome shotgun sequence):
ACTTCAAACATAAAGAGGAAAAGATTGGTATCATCTCATATGTGTTATAGCTGCTGTTTATACTGTCAGTCACGACATACTGTTTCTAAATTGATCTAACACGGTTGGAAGCTATCTGTAGGGGTGATATTAGTGTGATCACATGCTCATTCCCATGCAGAGAGTTTGCAATTGTTTAGTTTCAAAACACAACAGGTATGGGACATATGACACAAGGAATACTTGTTGAATTGCTTAAGCTGAAAGCTGCAGGAAATGTGAGTTGGAAACTATTTTGGAGGCCTGAATTATATTCATTTAGATCTTGTTCCAtaccacctggtgagagcttggagGTGTGATAAATGGAGGAAGATCAAGGCACCAGAATTAGTATTTTCAAGAGCTTTTTCATTGTTGTTTTTAGCTTAGTTTCTTAGttagtttcacttttattttgcTTTTTTTGTTTGCTTAGcttcttttttgttttcaaaCTCTCCTATTTTGGAGTAGTTCTTCTGTACAGATTCTTTATTTTAATAAATCCCCATCATTATGAtggttttataaaaaataatagtatgccttgcagaaaaaaaaaaattgaccaaaGTTATAATCAATGTCAAAAACACTTGTAGTCCACTTGAAAACTTCATTGCGGAGTACTAGAAGCCCAAATGAAATTCAGCATCTGAACTTAACACTAAGACTTCCACTTGCTACACTTCTTTGCAGAGGAATGGAAGCCCAAGAGAAATTTAGCATCTGAACTTATTCTAAGCCTTAATGGAGTCAACCTGTTCTTTTCCTAAAATTGAGTCCATGGTTATTTAGCAAAGCTAGACAAGAATATTATGGTTACTATTTCTGCAGATTATAGGCTATTAAAAAGAATGGGCAAAGTGATTGTCCACTGAAAACCATACAGAAGACGACAAAAAATACAGGATTCACAAAACTCATATGCCCCAAAGGTGGGATTATCTAGAGCATATTCCATATTGAAGGCTCTTAACTCCAAGTCCAAGGTTACATGAAGGGCAGTTTAAAACATGTAAAAACACAAGACATACAGATGTTTGATGCAGAAAAGTATCAAAGCTGAAAAACCAGTTCCATCATAAGACCAACCAAGTTCCAGTTAAAATCTGGTTATGGCAGTTCCACTGGTTCACTGATAATTGGATCAATCGTCCTCCCAGCAGCCCCAATTCTTTAGTTGTTCACGCTATTGGTATTCATGTAAAGCAACAACAATTAAGGATATGATTGCACCAAGGACTGGTATGTGCATGACATGATCATTCTGACACTGACTTGCAAAGTCACTTTTACGAGGATGTTTTTCTGGTGGAGATCATCTGCACACTTGGTGATCATGACCAGCTCAAAAATAAATAACCACAGtgaatacataaaaaataaaagaaccaTAATTATTAATTCAGACTACTACTTTCCAAAGTATTACAACAAATCGTCTTGAATCAGTTTTCGGAACTTACAGTAATGGGGCAAAAACTGTAGGTGAATTCCTGAGAGATagacccgcaagggtggctcaattGGTTGAGCATGgtgctttcataatggaggtctcaagttcgaagcCCCCTGCCTACAATAGCAAGGGATTTGCCTTCTAGGTCGAGCTCGTCACACAGGGCCTTCCTAGTGTGGGTTATCGCTCTTGTGtgatttgcgagctattgcacaggagctgagtttaccctgtgcgcactcgaagggtagcggctgcgggttcccatgtcatcgaAAAAAATAATCCTGAGAAGGTTTCTGCACATTGAAGCAGAAGCCAGGTTTGCATCTTGGTGTCTTCATTGACTTGAACATTAAGATGCTTGCCTTGAGGTAGACGATTTCATGGTCTTCTATGTTCCCATTCAATCTAAAAGTCAAAAACTTTAATTCTAGTCTTGACAATTCATTAGCATGGTCATTTTCCTTTTCCGAAAGAAAATGGTTAATTAAGTAATAATCAAGCAGCAACTAAATCATCAACAAAAGCAAAGTGATGTTCACTCTGAAGAAGGTGGATTCATTGAAACCCCAGAGATGACACCAGCAAAAAGTGTGTtcagattgcatgggattccACAGATTTCATTTTGGAAAGGAAGTATAGGCTTCAAGCTTGATTCTTTCCACAGCTTGCAACTTTTTAACTGGTCTTGAACCTTTGAGGTTATACTAACAATTGTATTGTCTAACCACAAGTTGAATAAAGCTCTGTTATGCTTTGGCAAACAGGCTTTAAATCAAGTCAAAAACATAAATGATTCCTACAGAAactaaatattttaatcaagTCGAGAAAGGTATCATAGACCCATCACCTGCAGAAAGAAAGCATTCAAAAGTAACAAAAGCATGTTCTCTGCTTGTTAAAAAAGTTCTCCACGAGATCATGACAGATACACTATGGGCTAGTCTGCATAGAATGCTTGCTTTCCGGCAAAGACACATTTCCAACGAAACAACTTTATATACAAATTATTCAAAGAATATAAGAGAAAAAATCAAGAGAACCAGTATTTGGAGTTCCTTTTTTTCTGTTTACCCCCATTTTGGAGGAtctatagtgtttccacacttcccctccatcATGATTCGAACCCTGGGCCTACCGGTTGTGGGTGGAGGTGCTTTACCAACTGAGCAACCCTCACTTGTCCAATATAGAGAAAATATCAAAGAGAGTATTGCCACTTGTGGCTGCTTATAAATAAGTCCAAGACATGTTCCCCTTCTTCAGGAGGAAATTATATCCATTTGATGTAGCTACTAATCTCAAGATTCTCCATAACATAACACAGAAGCAAGATGATCCCTACAATGGAGTGGAAAAGAATTTTGTCGTGTTGGAAATGTCTAAGCACCACAACTTGCACCAGTCACCCCTAGAGTATGAAAGAGGAAGATCAAAGAGAAACTCTGGGACAAATATCTGTGAAAGCATAATCTTGTCGATTAGAACCCAATATAAACCATCCTAATCTGATGTCTATCTTAAATTTGATCATAGATGTATGCTCTATAGTGCGTGTGTGAATATGTTGGTGTGACTATACTAAAGGGGAGAGGGGAAGAGAGAGATCCCAAAGTAATAGTAACTTTTCATAAGGAACTAATAATTTATCACAACCACTGTCATGACAGTTCAAATCTTTTCTGGCCTATGCTAAAATTAGCATAGTACTTCTGAATTAAAATTATCTCAGGTCATTGTCCATAGATAGAACTTTCAAAGAAGTAAGGAAAATGTGAAAATGCTGACTTTCAAACTTCTGCACAGCATAACTTCTTCAAAACCCCATGAAGTTGGCTTGACGATCAAAGTAAACCCAGAGATCAAATTCTACTCTATCCTTTGTGCCAAGCTTACCTTTCCCCGATAGAAAAGAGAATTACCACATGAACAAGGTAAAGCCAATTTCATGCGGTAGAAATCGTTGCAACTTAGTTCATGTACATGTTAGGCAGCAAATTAAAAATGATTTAATCTCCTTCACACACACAAGAAGAAGGGAGTCAATAGCAACCTGGAATGCTTTGTTCTTTTTGGTCAGGAGAAAGATACACCTATGAGTTCCTCCTATAAGTACCATTTGGATATCTAGTCAAATGATTAGGTATGAGTGCCAGAAAGAACTCTATCTCTCTAATTCCAAGAGATTTAATACTACCAACTGTTCGAGAAGGAAGATTCATATACTTATTCCCTCTAGCATAGTAGCATTAATTGCAAATACGACAAATTCAGAATGTAATTGAACAAAAATAGTCATAGACCACGCGGAATTCTGCACAAGATGTACTTAACAGTCATCCTCTTATGTAAGACATCTATTGCATAATTCCATCTAAATTGCCTAGGCTAGCTCATCATGAAAATAACAAAGATACCTACTTTCACCcttatattatctattatttGCTAATCTGAATGCAGTATAAGGTGAGACATAACATTACTTAACAGAAGCAAGTCAAAGAACGAAAAGATCAGTTTACCAAGTCACTTAAAAGAATTCAAGACATCAGGAAATCACTAATGGAACAAAACATATCAATCCTCAGACACATGCAAGCTAATGTTACTCATCACCAAATTCCGGGATTTAAAGTGGGCAACCTGACcaatcaaaaaaacaaaaaaaacaaaaaaaaattgggcaacCTGAGGAATTTAGAAATAAGCTAGCAGGGTAGCTTTTGTTGGCATCTTTATTTGACCTTATACACCATGATATGATCTCTGCTCTATGGTCCAACAGAGCTTGCAAGTTCTTTAATAAGCGGAAGATGAAAACAGACTCGTTTAGTAAATCAAATGCAAAGGGAATGGAAAATCAAGAAAGGACAGAAGGAGAAATCTTGCATTCAAAATCCCATTTTCTTTTACCTCTTTGCTTTATCTTCTTCCTTATTCTATCATTTCATAGTCATTATTTGGAAGTGCAGTCATCTTACTATCATTTGGTGTCCCTCATGTTACTTTGACACCAAAAGATCAAAAAATATGAAAAGGATAGATTACTTGATGATGCTAGAAAACAGGGACGGATGTTTGCTCATAAGTACCAGGTTCATTTGAACCCAGTAATTTCGATGTGAAACATAGATTTCTATGTAAAAACTCACTAAAATTTCAACAAATGCTCTGAACACATAATTCTAGAAGTACAATGGGTTAAGTGCTAAGTACCGTAGAGGTCGAACTCATCATGTTTAAATCCCGGATCCGCACCGACTAGAAAAATGTGTTGCTTTCATGCTATCCACCATCAGATGCAGAGAAATGATGAAAAATTGTAGAGAAAGCTTGCTATATGCTCTGCACATTCTGAATCACCAAACAACCATATAGATATCTTTTTTTGTTTTACCAGTTAGAAATTTACAAGtattaatttcttttttcttaatgATTTACACATGCATATTTTAGACAAATTTGGCATTTCATTTATAGACCATCGGAATGACAAATCAACAAGGAGGAAAAATAGCCCGGTGAGGTTCAAGACCTCAAAATCTAAACACGCAAAACTGaagagaggaaaagaaaaagataaaaaatCCTGGACTTTGGATTCCACAAAAGCTAACAACATTTGCATCCTTCGCTCTATAAGAACATGGATATTTAGCAGAAAGAAGGAAAAGCAATCCTCTTTCCTTCTTTACACTCATATATCACTCGACCAACTAGATGGTAGGAATCTACGGATAGCAATGCATAAGATTTTCTAAGAGGAGCGCAAACGAGAAAAACTGGCATGAACAAACTTGAGGACTTAAATCCATCTTCCACGATCCTTTAGTGGGAAACAACAGTCATTACAAACCATCAAACTGAAAACGGGGCCAACAAGATTCAAATGAAAACCATGTGAAGGAAACACAACGCAGACCCCATATAGTATAGGGTGGAAAGAGGAGAGAAAAGAAACAAAAGCATTGAGTTTGACTTCAAATATTCAGATATTAATTAATCGAATTTCCTTATTGTACCATGCTTTGATGCTGCAGAGAACTTTATGGTTAAATAGATAAAAGATTATTGGAATACATTCTTGACAAAACCTAACTTCACTATTTGTAGCGTAGGCGAAaattaaataacatgataaaactTTAACCCGGAAAGCAAGAAGAAATTcgatcaataaaacaacaacattACTAGTAtcatcccacaagtggggtctggggagggaaagatgtatgcagaccttacccctacctttgtggggtagagcgcatgtttctgatagaccctcggctcaagataAAGAATAGGATAGCAAAATAGTAAGATACAAAACAAATGCAGCAACAGATAGTAATACACATTGAAGAATAAGAAACTATGCGATAACTAAATAATACTACTAAAAATAAGACACACGAGAAATTTGATGAATAATCATAGATATTATTGCCCGAGTATGATCAACCATGATCATTACTTTATTCCATAACAGCCAACAGAAAATATCCCAACTAATCAGTATCTCCTACTttattcatatatatttttataaaactgGAACAAACTACATAAACTACATTCATTTCTTAATTCTACGAATTTTCCTATGACCCCAAACTTCCAATCTACCTGCAGGACATCCACAAGGAGCTCTAAAAATAAGCACAGTCCGTCCATTACGCGGTGCCATCCTTTTCAACTCTGCTTCCAACTCCTTCCGTTCGTCTCCTAAATCCAACGGCTTCACTCCATAATTATAAAACGCGTTAGTTGAACTCGATTCCAATTCCAATGGCAAACACTTTATACATTCCTCAGATTCTAACTGTATATCAAACTCAACTGCTTTCCTTAAACCCTGACAATTTGGATTCCCACATTTCCTTGATCTCAAATCAATAATTtcccaaacaacaatcaaaataatTACTCCGATAATCGCAACCACTAATCCAACGAAATATGCAACAGGGGAATTATTGATCACCTCGATAAAAACTTCGTAAATAATTGCGGAAATTTGTGTGAAAATAAGTTTGAAATAAGGGATTATGAGAAACCCTAGTGATCCAAGTACTAAGAATAGTATAAGTGCATCTAAAGCAGCAAAAGGGGAACGATCACAACAAAAGGAATATTTTTTCTGATTGTTATAATGTTTTTTGTTGATATGGGAATTGAATTTGTTGTTCATGTGTTTGTGTTGTTCGTATGCTCTGCAAAACTCGATCAAACTTCGGCAATCAACCATTTGAATATATCTAATTTAATTATGAGATTCAGCTCTATGTAGCTCCGATTTAGAAAAGCTAAATAGAATTGGAATTAAGGGAAGAGTTAATTTGGGTTGACCAGAGAAAAATATCAATTGGATTTGAGTTTTCTAATCTAAATTGTGACAAGTGTGAAGAAGAGCGCTGAAGAGAGAATCTAAGCTGAAAAGATAGACATAAGAGTGGGGGCGTGGATATCGGAGGGAGATCACAAAATGCACACAGAGAAAGTGAATGTGACTAATATTTAAAAGTTTGTATAATTAAATGTATAGAGACTTTGTTTATGAATGGAAAGGGAGAGAGATAAGAATGCACTCACcccattcacttttacttatctagtattctaaaaataaatttttcccTCATTTAAAACGATCTAATAATACGTTAAGACTACATTGCAAAACATAGGGATACTTTTTCGTATTTAAGAAATATAAACAAAACTACAAAATAAATCAGATCTGAAAAATTAAAAGGGCAGCCCTCCCTTCCCCTCATTCTCCTTCAACCCATATCAACGATTCTTCTTCCCCACCCACTACCTCTGCCGATCCACCGCCGGCAGTGCAACTTTTACTAAGGAACCCACCATGGTCGGCGGCACCACTATATTGAAGGTCGTATCCTTTCTTTTTGGTCTTGCAATcgctgccacattcttcttctaATTGATTGTTTCATTACTATTAATTAACTCATTTATGGTGGTTTAATGGGCTAACAGTAGGGACGGTATTCAGAGAAATAAATGGTGGAATCGGTGGTTCAGGTGTTTGGATCTCAATTGTTGGCTATCCCAAAGTGATTTTTCGTTGAAAAGTGGTGGAGGGCTGGTTTTTGGAGAAATCAATGGTGGAACCTTAAGCTTCACCTTTCTGCACCAACGTGGACGATGAAGAGGTTCCGCAGATTTGGGCGGAATTGTCCCAAAGAAGATTAGCAAGCGAAAAACTGAAATCGACTCTGTTTCACATGAATTTTAAATCTCTAGGTGTTGAATTAGGAGATTGGGTAATGAATTGTATGAATAATGGTAGAATCGTGACTTATATAAAGCATAAAATTGTAAATATTGGTAGAATCGTGGCTTATGTTCCAAAAAATTGTATTTCGAGTTTTCTATGTTGTTCTGGTTGTATTAATTTgcatgaatattgtatgaaagttgtatacaatgtagttgtagttgtattaaatttcatCCGAATTTCGAAGCGAGATTCAAAACTGTATTaaatttgaatgaaagttgtatacaatgttgttgcaattgtattaaattttcaaaaaccAAACATGAACTTTACACAAATTTTATATAGTTATATATCTAAATATTCATACCgtttttatatagttttcatATATGATGAGAATTCTAAGCCTCGAGCAAGatgtacatatttcatacaattttcatacacaacATTTTTGAGCAAAAACTTTAAGTCtcgagcgagatatacatatttcatacagttcgcatacacaaaatattgagcgaaatttttaagccttgagagagatatacagatttcatacataaatttctGAGCGGATTTTCCAAGCCTTGAGCGAAAATTTTcgtatatattttgtaaaacaTCTATTGTCATGTTATGTAAATTGAAAAGTACCGTCCTATTTTGTGAATATACcttattcttatgtatatatacgtcATTCTACCAAAGGAAAAATGGCCTAATAATAATACTTAAGACTCTATATTGCAAAACATAAcaatacttttccttatttacaaaatataacaacaaaATTACAAAATATACCAGATCTAAAAAATTAAAAGGGCAGTCCTTCcctaacaccccccccccccccccccccctcattcTCCTTCAACCCATATTTCTTCATCTCCCGACAACGACTCTTCTTCCCCACCCACTACCTCTGGGGGTCCCACCACCGATAGTGTAACTCTGATTGAGGCACCTACTACGACCAACAGCACCACCACATTGAAGCTCATCTCCTCTCTTTTTGGTCTTGCAATCGCTGCCACATTATTATTCTAATTGAATGTTTAATTACTATTAATTAATTCATCTATGGTGGTTTAATGGGCTAAAAGCAGGGACGGGATTTAGAGAAATCAATGGTGGAATTAGTGGTTCAGGTGTTTGGATCTCAGTTGTTGGCTATCTCATAGTGATTTTTGATTGAAGAGTGGTGGGGGGCTGGTTTTCGGAGAAATCAATGGTGGAACCTTAAGCTTCACCTTTCTCCGCAAACACCGACGACGAAGCGGTTCCATAGATCTGGGCGGAATTGTCCCAAAGAAGATTAGCAAGCGGAAAGCTGAAATCGACTCTATTTCACATGAATTTTAGATCTCTAGGTTTTGAATTAGGAAATTGGGTAAAGAATTGTATGAATAATGGTAGAATAGTGACTTATGTAAAGCGTAAAATTGTATGAATATTTGTATAATCGTAACTTATGTTCTAGAAAATCGCATTTTTAGTTTTCTATATTGTTCTAGTTATATGAATTTGCATGAATAttatatgaaagttgtatacaatgttgttataGTTTTATTAAATTTCATCCGAATTTCAAGGCGAGATTCAAAACTGTATTaaatttgaatgaaagttgtatacaattTTGCTatagttgtattaaattttcaaaaacaAAACACGAACTTTACACAAATTTTATATAGTTATATATCTACATATTCATACCGTTTTTATACAGTTTTGATATACGATGagaattctaagccttgagcaagatgtacatatttcatacaattTTCAAACACAATATTTTGAGCAaaaattttaagccttgagcgagatatacatatttcaaacaattttcatacagttttcatacacaaaatattgagcgaaatttttaagccttgagcaagatatacacatttcataaatTTTTCATACACAATATTTTGAGTGAAATTTCCAAGCCTTGAGCGAAAATTTTTCGTATATGTTTTGTAAAAAAATCTATTGTTATGTTATGTAAACTGAATAGTGTCATCATATTTTTGTAAatacactgtcacgacccaaaatccccAAATTGTGTCTAAGTCGTGAAACATAAGTGAAATGCAGaataataaacaacaatcataataAGTCTCATAATTCTAATAATAAGGACATGAAAAAGTCTAAGTCAATACATCTCCCAAACCTAGAAGTCACAAGTACAGAGCTACTAGATCCAAATACAAGTCTGACTAATACATAAACACTGTCTGGAATAAAGAAAGATAAAATGTAAAATACTAAGGAGTCTGGCGCCATGGAACCATCATCGGCTCACCCTAAAACTCCGAGAAATGCTACAAAATCTACACGCCTCCACTTGCACCCGGATTCGTACttgcacacaaaaaggtgcagcaagtgtagagtgagtaaaGAAAGCATGTGTACCCAGCAATATCGTTGACGGACCCTAAACTATAGTGGTGGCTAGGGTTGGCACTTCCGATACTACTCTTCTTGCTTAGTTAGTCTCAAGTTCACAGTTTATATGCATTCAACAAGTAAATAAGAGCCTCACATTACGATCGGATCATAAAGTTCATTCCTTTTCAAGTATAACCGTGAGGGTTCAACCTTTCCATCACTTTTAGTTAAGAATAAGCGTAAAAATCTCGTATTTATGTCAATTATGTGAAGTATAAGCACAAAGATCCCAGCTTTATATTCTTTAACGCAcataaggcatgaaatcaactcAAACAAGTATAAATATTATGTGATGTAaaagaatgcatgcaatgcaagTGAATAATATGAAATGCAATGGTCATATGCACCGGTATACACACGCTCATGCAGTACGTTTCACGTGACTCATGGgggactcatgaggtccatatacccACCCGGAATACTAGATCTCCCATATCATATCGGGTCTCAGCCATTTGGCTATAATAATATCATCACTTCATCCATGTACCATATCCAATATCCGGCCCCCCCAGGCTCTTGTCTTGCATTTCAGCAATCAAATGTCAAAAATATCATGAAACTATGAACGGATGTTTATACACCATGAAAATGCACAAAATCAAgtcaatatcatgtatatatgtttgtttcATAGTTTAGGCGAGATGTGGAGTGATgaatgttgtcacgacccaaccccgtaggccatgactaagtacccgaactgggcactcgtatacactcccgttagctacatgttcagtccacaatagacaccatatggaattcataacgaccaaaccatggtctcagatttgtcgcataattatacatataaaagcaagccgacaaggctgccatcacatatcaatatcatgtgcaagccgacaaggctgccactatagacgaccatcataccacagcacatcatatagacacagctgaacagaacccatacacaacccacactatgtccacagacctctaagagtatcaacagtaacgtaacatatgacgggacagggccccgtcgtacccttaaacaacatatgcatatatttagatcaaataggatctataccaaagtctgggctccggaacaacgggactctccaagatagcagaagggaagtcttaaa
Coding sequences:
- the LOC132626507 gene encoding uncharacterized protein At5g19025-like — protein: MVDCRSLIEFCRAYEQHKHMNNKFNSHINKKHYNNQKKYSFCCDRSPFAALDALILFLVLGSLGFLIIPYFKLIFTQISAIIYEVFIEVINNSPVAYFVGLVVAIIGVIILIVVWEIIDLRSRKCGNPNCQGLRKAVEFDIQLESEECIKCLPLELESSSTNAFYNYGVKPLDLGDERKELEAELKRMAPRNGRTVLIFRAPCGCPAGRLEVWGHRKIRRIKK